agacacattttggagGTAGGGTGGTTGGGCAGTCCTCTCGCTTTCCCTCTGCCCCGCACAAAGCGCCAAATCAGGTGCCTCACGGCAGGTTGTCAGTCTGACAGCGTGTAATTAGTGTGCCAAGTGGTGGAGGAGTCCCGCAGACTCAGCCTTAACCCCAGTGTAGGAAGGGCGTGGCTACGAGGACAAAAAGTGAGCCTGATGTGCAGGGCGAGAGAGATGTGGGAAGGCACACCACAGGGGTCTGAAGAGGCAGCACGGGCTAGAAAAACGGGAGTCAGCTTTGCACAAGGTTGGCGCCTGGGCTCGGATCGTCATTGCTGGTTAGGGATGGGGAGAGCGGGAAGCAggtagggaaagagaaaggaagaatgggTGAGCAGGGAAAGGGATAGAGGTAGAGCAGGGTTCCTTAAGCTGGCTGCGCTGTTGGAGCTTCTAGACGGCCCCCAGCATGGTTATACCCCAGGGCAACTACCTGAGTCCGTGGGAGTGGTCTCCATGGGCAGCAAGGTGCAGGAGCCAGGGGGTTGGAAGTGGGAaggagaattccttttttttttttttttttaaagattttatttatttatttgacagagagatcacaagtaggcagagaggcaggcagagagagagaggaggaagcaggctccccgctgagcagagagccccatgcgggactcgatcccaggaccctgagatcatgacctgagccgaaggcagcggcttaacccactgagccacccaggcgccctggaaggaGAATTCTTAACTAAAACTCTGCCCCCAAtaaggggctcaaactcataccCCGATGTGAAAAGTCACCGGTcctactgcctgagccagccaggcaccccaggaaggaAATTTGGAATGTGGAAGGACAGCTGTTTTATTGGCTAGGTTTTTCACGTCCTAGCGTCGCTGAATTCTGGTGGGATGAAGAGGGTTGTGGTCCCAATTTTAGATGTGGTtgtgttctaaaaaaaaataacggGGAAGTTTCTTTTCGATTACTTTTGGGAGACTTTTGGCAATTATTTCATGTCCTACTGTTTCAGACGATAAACTTGAAGACCTTGCAGAGGCCAATCCGTTCTCCTTTAAAGAGTTTCTAAAAACCAAGAACCTCAGCTTGTCAGGAGAGGATCCAGGCAACAACAGAATTTATTCAAAGGTAGATCCAAGGCGTCGTCTGCGATGACTGTACACAGAGAAACGTCCAGAGGACATCTCTCTTCCGACGTGGGAGACGCTGCAGGAGCTGGGGGGGCACAGGGAGCCGGCAGCTAACGCCGATGGGAAGCTCGGGTGGAGAAGCTCCCGGGACCCTTCCCGGCTCTTCTCTTTCCTGGTAGACAGGACGGGGCTGTTCTTTCCACTGCCGAGCCCCTCGGAAGACAGGCTTCCAGCAGCTTCTGGGTCTGAGCTGTGCCTCCGGCTGTTTTCTTTAGGAAGCCACGAGACCCACACTGGGACTTGGCCGCAACTCCCCGACCTCCCAGACCGTGGGGTACGGCCTGGAATATCAGCAGCCACTTTTTGAAGAGCCCACAGGGGCCGGTGATCTTCTGGACGAGGATGAAGACGAGGATGAGGACGACGGGTGGAGCGGAGCCTACTTGCCGTCCACTGTGCAGCAGAGCCGCCCCTCGGGGGTCACCGCCAGCACATCACCCTGCGGCACATAcatctcctttttctccaccccGTCGGAGCTGGTGGGGCCTGAGACCCTGCCCCCGTGGACGCTGAGCGACTCTGAGTCTCGCGCCTCTCCACCAGGGAGCCCCAGCACGGACTTTGCGGCCCGCGGAGAGTCCCTGGGAGATAGGCATCTCCGGACGCTGCAGATTAGCTACGAAGCAGTAAGTGAGGGACTCTGAGTGGCGCCGCATGTCCGAGTGGCGAATTCGCAGACGACCCGGAGCCTCCCGGTGGCCTTGGTGGCCTGGGGTCTTGGCACCAAGGACCAGACGGTCTGCGGTGCGCCCTATGTGGCGGCGCCCCACATTGACCGATTCTCCACGCGCCGCACCACTGGCAGAGCCGTGTGCGGGGCGGCGGGCTGCGGCCCGCGGCCCAGCTGGGGCAGGAACCTCGGAGACCCTCCCAGGTCCCCCCCTCAGGAAAGGGTCCACTTCAGGCGCCAGCTCAAGGATGTCTCGCTGTGTTCTGAGTAGAAGAAACATTTATAGGAGAGATTATCACTTAAAAGAAGGTCAGGAGTGAAATGCATGTCCGTGACCCTAGGCCTTTAAAGGGAGAGCTCTCCACTCCTGGTTCTCTTCCTCTCCGGAATATTCGTTTATTGAGAAGTTGCAGGACCAGTTTGCAGAAATGCAGCCTCCGTTTGAGTGAGACACAGAGTTTCTAATAGGGGTTTTCTTCCTCTGCAGTTGAAAGATGAAAACTCAAAGCTGAGAAGAAAGCTGACGGAGGTCCAGAGTTTCTCTGAGACTCAAACAGAAATGTACGTACGCCCTGAGTCAGCACTGCTTCCAGAATGCCGGCCAGCACGCCCATCCGTCTGCTGTCTGGGACAGGGCGCCGGGGCGGGACCACGTTCGGCTTTCCCTGTCCGCGGGTCACCCGCGTCACACACGCTCCTCGTGTTCTGAGTGAAAGCTCAGACCCGACGCCGCGCCCCCTCCAGCCGCGCTTGCTGAGAGCGGCAGAGCTGTGGCTCGCTGGCCTCGTGGTGGTCAGCCGCCCGCCCCACCGAGCTGCCTCTCAGACACATTCGGACAGTGAGCTGCGTGGGTGATCGACAGCCTGGTCTTCTTTGTCCCCAGGGTGAGGACACTGGAGCGAAAGCTGGAAGCGAAAATGATCAAGGAGGAAAGTGACTATCACGATCTGGAGTCCGTGGTCCAGCAGGTGGAGCAGAACCTGGAGCTGATGACGGTACAGGGGCCGGGAGGGTGCGTGGGCACAGTGACGTGCTGGCTGTGTCCCCTCCTCTGCCGTCAGCCCGCAGAGGTGCAGCGCCCGGAGGGGGCCCTCACGGTGCGAGCCGGAGGcccctgggtgggggcagagggccaCCTTCACTCTGTTTCCACGTCTTGCCGCGTTACGTGGTGCTGgtgcttatttgtttcttttttgttgggaCAGAAACGGGCTATGAAAGCAGAAAATCACGTCATGAAGCTGAAACAGGAGGTCAGCTTGCTCCAGGTGCGTGGCCAGCACGGGCTTAGGGTCTGGGAGCCTCCCTAGCAGCGCTGGCTCGCGCAGTCCGGCCCTGCCGGCTCTCCCCCTGCCCGGTCCTCCCGGccctgttggctctgctcagcggCAGGGTGCTGGGCACGGGCTGCACTGTCCGGGATGGCACGGGGCCCTGCATGAACTTCCCGATGCTGCGGAGAAGTGCTGAGGGTGGATCCACGGACGGGGGATCCGGGTCCCGGGGGAGCCCCCTCAGGAGATGCCTGCCGCGGGGGCCAGCCCATGTTCCCTCACTACCTGTGCCAAGGCTGTGGTCGCCAAACTGCTTCCCTGCTCCCGCCGCCACAGGCACAGGTCTCCAACTTCAAGCGTGAGAATGAAGCCTTGCGCTCTGGCCAGGGCGCCAGCCTGGCGGTGGTCAAGCAAAACACCGATGTGGCCTTGCAGAACCTCCGTGTCGTCATGAACAATGCCCACTCCTCAATAAAGTGCGTGCGGGGGTGCCAAGAGCATTGGGCatgggcaggggtgaggctgaGATTGCCAgcgggcctggggggagggggtcttcAGCTCGGTGTTTGAAAGCACGACCGCACTAGACACAGCAGACAGGGCTCTGGGAGCAGACGTGCACTTGTTGGCGCTGTTAACCTTGAGGTTGCACCTCGTGTGCCCGGCTAGCAGGCGCTCGGACCATCTGCACAGTAAGGGTTTTTTACCGGAGCGCTGACCTCACACAGGTCGGAGTCCCAGCTCCGTCACCTGCCGCACACTTCTGTTCTGCACGGAGAGGAATAACAGTGTTTCCCTCTCGTCATAAGAAGCAGATGAGTTCGTTGGAGAACCCCCCGGAGATGGCCGCTGCAGTCGCTCCCCTTGGGTGCCCCAACTGCCTACCCCAGGGCCGGGCCCCTCTGGGAGGGAGCGGCAGCTGCTGGAGTCTACTTTCCCCCCAGGGGCTGCTTTCTGGCTTCTGTCGGGGTCATCAGAGAGTCGTGGTAGCTGGCCCGTAACAGCCATGTTTCCGTTTCAGGCAGCTGGTTTCGGGAGCTGAAACGTTGAATCTTGTTGCTGAAATCCTTAAATCTATAGACAGAATTTCTGAAATTAGAGATGAGGAGGAGTCTTGAGAACCCTGACGTGCTTCTAGGCCGTAGCCTTGCTTACAGCCAGACGTCTCTGCTCACCAGATTTGGAAATGCTGTTGTGTCTTTAAAATATGTCGTGCTCACCGGTAGTAAAGCTATTTATCATGACCTGCTGATTTCGTGACCTGCGAAGTGTGAGCAGCCTCtgcagggagaagcagccccagtGTGAGAGCCGCACCGGCTTCTCCGCAGCCCTTCTGGGGGCTCGAGCTCCCGCTACTTCCCAGAGTAATGCTCTATCGGAAGACGTTTCTATAAAAGCCAGTGATTTTTTTTGAAGTTACTAAACTGAAAAGCACAGTTCTGTAATGAGTGTCTTCCGTTCATTCTGGAATGTTAATTATAAGATAAGTCAATGGCTCGTCCTTAATTTCGacaggagagaaagcaggggagcCGCGGTCAGTAGCTGCTTCCGAAGGCCTAGGGCCCTGCAACCTCCCTCGGGGCCCCTGCCGGCTCGGAGTCCACTCTTGCCGGCCCGTGGGCGTGCCTGCCGTGGGAGACCTGAGCACGGATGTCCCATGCGGGGCCCTGGGTCACGCAGGCAGGCCAGTGTGTGCGGCCATCTAAGTGCACCTCTGTGCCATGGGGCGGGTTTGAAAGAGTGCTTTGGCTGGAGGGTTTCGATACGTGTTTAAAGGGGGTTTATATCATGACATTTAGGCTTCAGGAGTTCAGAGTGCAGAGCCTCCCTGTGTTGGCACAAGGCCCTCCACGGAGCCTTTCCAACTGCTTTGCCAGATAGGGCAGGCGGAACATGCACTGCGTGCCTTCTTGCCTATTTTTCTGTAgatgttatttttctaaataaatttcccttttccctcctgTTCTAATTGACAGCTTTTCTATTTAATAAATTGTAAAACTCCTATGAACTGTCCTTTTTTTCTGACTTAGCCAGGTCTTTATGCTTGAGAAGCATGGTATTGTCTTCTGACTTGAGGGCATGCATCTTGTCGTAGGGGGTGATTTGTGCTGATAAATTAAGCATTAATCCGTGGCCTGTGGCGTCAAGGGTAGACTCACACCACGCTGCCGGGGCCTGACCACGGTGGCCCGCACACCAGATGTCAGAGCTGCGTGTTTTGGAGTGGGCGCCGTTGGGACCTCGGGGCGGAGCATCCTTCAGTCCCGCAGCCCAGCTTTTTAAACATCACAGCCCGCGCTCCCGCCTGCCGCGTAGAAGTGGGTTCGCGGCTCTGGTGTCAGAGGCAAAGTGCTAGGGAGAGGTTCTCTTCTGGGTGTGCAAGGGGTTGGGGTGCTATGAGAGGCCGGCCCTGACCTCTGCCCCCCgcaagggcaggcagagggccgGCGGGAAGCGCGGAGCTCCTCCCGCAGTGCTCCCCGCCGAGGCTTGCTTGTGCGCACGGCCTCAGGACTTCCAGCGTCACACGGCGGCCCGTCAGTCCAGTGTGGCTCTCCGGGGTGTCCCTGAGCCTGCTCCGTCCACCAGGGGAAGGCGCACTCCCGCTTTCCAGCGGACCCGGTTGAGCCCCGGAGACGCCCctcagacgggggtggggggtggcgcccctgccctgccctgcccccgcccTGCACACGCCCCCGGAGGAGCCACTGCACGCGGGCCGCGCCGAGCTCGGGTCGCCCCCCGACGGCCTCGAGGTCCGCGCGGGGCCCCGGGGTTGGGGTGGGTGCTGAGGCGGGCTCCGGCTCTGGCCGCCGCGGTGCGGAGCACTTGTCCGCTTGGCTCGCCGGAGCGAACAACTGACCCGGATAGAATTAGCACAGGCGGA
This is a stretch of genomic DNA from Mustela lutreola isolate mMusLut2 chromosome 12, mMusLut2.pri, whole genome shotgun sequence. It encodes these proteins:
- the ENTR1 gene encoding endosome-associated-trafficking regulator 1 isoform X2; protein product: MAGYARRPGVPPLSRARSLVIPDGERPGRAAGPSPPGPRAAPAPAPPDRAADFGYGKGKCTKQGLPGAQETHFGDDKLEDLAEANPFSFKEFLKTKNLSLSGEDPGNNRIYSKEATRPTLGLGRNSPTSQTVGYGLEYQQPLFEEPTGAGDLLDEDEDEDEDDGWSGAYLPSTVQQSRPSGVTASTSPCGTYISFFSTPSELVGPETLPPWTLSDSESRASPPGSPSTDFAARGESLGDRHLRTLQISYEALKDENSKLRRKLTEVQSFSETQTEMVRTLERKLEAKMIKEESDYHDLESVVQQVEQNLELMTKRAMKAENHVMKLKQEVSLLQAQVSNFKRENEALRSGQGASLAVVKQNTDVALQNLRVVMNNAHSSIKQLVSGAETLNLVAEILKSIDRISEIRDEEES
- the ENTR1 gene encoding endosome-associated-trafficking regulator 1 isoform X1, whose protein sequence is MAGYARRPGVPPLSRARSLVIPDAPAFSERRSGLPQLDCERPRGGGLDSHCLGIRPTFMCYVPSPVLASVGDTDFGYGKGKCTKQGLPGAQETHFGDDKLEDLAEANPFSFKEFLKTKNLSLSGEDPGNNRIYSKEATRPTLGLGRNSPTSQTVGYGLEYQQPLFEEPTGAGDLLDEDEDEDEDDGWSGAYLPSTVQQSRPSGVTASTSPCGTYISFFSTPSELVGPETLPPWTLSDSESRASPPGSPSTDFAARGESLGDRHLRTLQISYEALKDENSKLRRKLTEVQSFSETQTEMVRTLERKLEAKMIKEESDYHDLESVVQQVEQNLELMTKRAMKAENHVMKLKQEVSLLQAQVSNFKRENEALRSGQGASLAVVKQNTDVALQNLRVVMNNAHSSIKQLVSGAETLNLVAEILKSIDRISEIRDEEES